The Punica granatum isolate Tunisia-2019 chromosome 4, ASM765513v2, whole genome shotgun sequence genome has a window encoding:
- the LOC116203022 gene encoding biotin--protein ligase 2-like isoform X1, translating into MLLKSLRLSVGVSGHSRRAFVSLGRFIVSAKNKSLSSPASVLEKAMDSNSPCVLVLSGKSSSEVELAKSLKSNNTLKLLGYNEIEVFLDSEREKQPNGDHFQTDSYFNSLSTNQFGRFLIWCARMPSTHDVVSQNFCDLPLGTVCVADIQFKGRGRSKNVWESPIGCLMFSFTIQMEDGRVVPLLQYVVSLAITEAIKDICNHNGLPYLDVRIKWPNDLYLNGLKVGGILCTSTYKSKKFNVSAGIGLNVDNDKPSICLNSVLRESLAVNYKFSREVILAAFFNKFEKLYSLFINQGFHTMEELYYQTWLHSGQRVIVQEKNEDQVVENVVTIQGLTSSGYLLAVGDDNQMCELHPDGNSFDFFKGLVRRKLE; encoded by the exons ATGCTTCTCAAGAGCTTGCGGCTTTCCGTCGGCGTCTCCGGCCACAGTCGTCGGGCTTTCGTTTCTCTTGGTAGATTCATCGTATCTGCGAAAAACAAGAGCCTCAGCTCCCCGGCGTCGGTACTGGAGAAAG CAATGGACTCGAATTCTCCGTGTGTTTTAGTTTTATCAGGAAAGTCATCCTCGGAAGTGGAACTTGCAAAATCTTTGAAGAGTAATAACACACTCAAACTCCTGGGCTACAATGAAATTGAAGTGTTCCTGGattcagagagagagaagcagcCGAATGGAGATCATTTCCAAACTGATTCATATTTCAATTCGCTCTCAACGAATCAGTTCGGTAGGTTTCTGATTTGGTGTGCACGTATGCCTTCAACCCATGATGTCGTTTCCCA gAACTTTTGCGATCTCCCACTTGGCACAGTATGCGTCGCGGATATTCAATTCAAAGGCCGAG GGAGGTCGAAGAACGTGTGGGAATCTCCAATAGGTTGCCTCATGTTTTCTTTTACAATACAGATGGAGGATGGGAGAGTTGTTCCTCTCTTGCAATATGTGGTTTCTCTTGCCATCACAGAGGCAATAAAGGATATCTGCAACCACAAT GGATTACCATACCTTGATGTTAGAATAAAATGGCCAAATGATCTTTACCTAAATGGCCTTAAAGTTGGAGGCATTTTGTGCACATCGACGTATAAGTCCAAGAAGTTCAATGTTAGTGCTG GAATTGGTTTGAATGTGGACAATGATAAACCATCCATTTGCTTGAATTCAGTCCTGCGAGAATCTTTAGCTGTAAATTACAAGTTCAGCAGGGAAGTTATTCTTGCAGCTTTCTTCAATAAATTTGAGAAGTTGTATTCTCTTTTCATCAATCAAG GTTTTCACACAATGGAGGAGCTGTACTATCAGACTTGGTTACACAG TGGGCAGAGGGTAATTGTGCAGGAAAAGAATGAGGACCAGGTGGTGGAAAATGTCGTTACGATACAG GGTTTGACATCGTCAGGATACCTGTTAGCTGTGGGCGATGATAATCAGATGTGTGAACTTCATCCTGATGGTAATAG TTTCGACTTCTTCAAGGGACTGGTCAGAAGGAAACTCGAGTGA
- the LOC116203022 gene encoding biotin--protein ligase 1, chloroplastic-like isoform X2 encodes MDSNSPCVLVLSGKSSSEVELAKSLKSNNTLKLLGYNEIEVFLDSEREKQPNGDHFQTDSYFNSLSTNQFGRFLIWCARMPSTHDVVSQNFCDLPLGTVCVADIQFKGRGRSKNVWESPIGCLMFSFTIQMEDGRVVPLLQYVVSLAITEAIKDICNHNGLPYLDVRIKWPNDLYLNGLKVGGILCTSTYKSKKFNVSAGIGLNVDNDKPSICLNSVLRESLAVNYKFSREVILAAFFNKFEKLYSLFINQGFHTMEELYYQTWLHSGQRVIVQEKNEDQVVENVVTIQGLTSSGYLLAVGDDNQMCELHPDGNSFDFFKGLVRRKLE; translated from the exons ATGGACTCGAATTCTCCGTGTGTTTTAGTTTTATCAGGAAAGTCATCCTCGGAAGTGGAACTTGCAAAATCTTTGAAGAGTAATAACACACTCAAACTCCTGGGCTACAATGAAATTGAAGTGTTCCTGGattcagagagagagaagcagcCGAATGGAGATCATTTCCAAACTGATTCATATTTCAATTCGCTCTCAACGAATCAGTTCGGTAGGTTTCTGATTTGGTGTGCACGTATGCCTTCAACCCATGATGTCGTTTCCCA gAACTTTTGCGATCTCCCACTTGGCACAGTATGCGTCGCGGATATTCAATTCAAAGGCCGAG GGAGGTCGAAGAACGTGTGGGAATCTCCAATAGGTTGCCTCATGTTTTCTTTTACAATACAGATGGAGGATGGGAGAGTTGTTCCTCTCTTGCAATATGTGGTTTCTCTTGCCATCACAGAGGCAATAAAGGATATCTGCAACCACAAT GGATTACCATACCTTGATGTTAGAATAAAATGGCCAAATGATCTTTACCTAAATGGCCTTAAAGTTGGAGGCATTTTGTGCACATCGACGTATAAGTCCAAGAAGTTCAATGTTAGTGCTG GAATTGGTTTGAATGTGGACAATGATAAACCATCCATTTGCTTGAATTCAGTCCTGCGAGAATCTTTAGCTGTAAATTACAAGTTCAGCAGGGAAGTTATTCTTGCAGCTTTCTTCAATAAATTTGAGAAGTTGTATTCTCTTTTCATCAATCAAG GTTTTCACACAATGGAGGAGCTGTACTATCAGACTTGGTTACACAG TGGGCAGAGGGTAATTGTGCAGGAAAAGAATGAGGACCAGGTGGTGGAAAATGTCGTTACGATACAG GGTTTGACATCGTCAGGATACCTGTTAGCTGTGGGCGATGATAATCAGATGTGTGAACTTCATCCTGATGGTAATAG TTTCGACTTCTTCAAGGGACTGGTCAGAAGGAAACTCGAGTGA
- the LOC116203015 gene encoding histone-lysine N-methyltransferase ASHR1 isoform X2, with the protein MEDLQEALREGGLTVSALPAKGRSLFTAKDFYPGEVIIRQEPYVFVPNNSASERRCEGCFSSSNLKKCSACRVVWYCGCSCQKSQWKVHQLECRALARLDEDKRKAVTPTIRLMLKLYIRRKLQDEKFSCNAHTICDSELRPLGTGLYPVISIINHSCLPNAVLVFEGTAAVVRTVQRISGGSEVSISYIETARSTMTRLKALKEQYFFTCSCPRCDRVGQPADIQESAVLEGYRCKDDNCTGFLLRDSDDRGFRCQQCGLLREKEELKEITNEIRTMSEKAVAATSSAKLEEAISIYKMIEKLQGELYHPYSIFLLQPREKLLKMLMEVEDWKEALAYCRITIPIYERIYPTIHPLLGLQYYTCGKLEWLLGDSDVALKSLGKAVDILRVTHGTSTPFMKELMMRLEEARAEASYKIRPIDE; encoded by the exons ATGGAGGATTTGCAGGAAGCTCTTCGGGAGGGGGGTTTAACAGTCTCTGCACTTCCAGCCAAAGGCCGTTCTCTCTTCACCGCTAAAGATTTCTATCCGG GAGAAGTGATAATCAGACAAGAGCCTTACGTGTTCGTCCCGAACAACTCTGCTTCAGAAAGAAGATGCGAAGGTTGTTTTTCTTCGAGCAACCTTAAGAAGTGCTCTGCCTGTCGTGTTGTTTGGTACTGCGGGTGCTCCTGTCAG AAGTCACAGTGGAAGGTCCATCAGCTAGAATGCCGGGCTCTTGCTAGACTTGATGAAGATAAGCGGAAAGCTGTCACTCCTACCATCCGTTTGATGTTGAAGCTCTACATCAGGAGAAAGCTGCAGGATGAGAAG tTCTCTTGCAATGCGCATACAATTTGTGATAGTGAACTCAGACCTCTCGGAACAGGACTATATCCAGTCATTTCTATTATCAACCACAG TTGCTTGCCAAATGCTGTTCTGGTATTTGAGGGAACTGCAGCTGTGGTCCGTACTGTGCAACGCATATCCGGAGGCTCTGAG GTATCAATCAGCTATATAGAAACTGCTAGAAGCACCATGACTAGACTGAAGGCTCTCAAAGAGCAATACTTTTTCACTTGCTCATGTCCACGCTGCGACAGAGTG GGTCAACCTGCTGATATCCAAGAAAGTGCAGTTTTGGAAGGTTACCGATGCAAGGATGATAATTGCACTGGCTTCTTGCTCCGTGATTCAG ACGACAGAGGATTTCGCTGCCAACAGTGTGGACTTCTCAGGGAGAAAGAAGAATTGAAAGAGATTACAAATGAAATTCGGACCATGTCAGAGAAGGCTGTTGCAGCTACATCATCTGCCA aacttgaagaagctaTTTCCATTTATAAGATGATTGAGAAACTTCAAGGGGAACTCTACCATCCATATTCAATCTTCTTGCTGCAACCTCGAGAAAAGCTATTAAAG ATGTTGATGGAGGTGGAAGACTGGAAGGAGGCCCTAGCTTATTGCAGAATAACAATTCCAATTTATGAGA GAATATATCCTACCATCCATCCTCTGCTCGGCCTGCAATACTACACTTGCGGAAAACTTGAATG GCTACTTGGGGACTCTGATGTTGCCTTGAAATCACTAGGCAAGGCAGTTGATATCTTGCGGGTGACCCATGGGACGAGCACGCCCTTCATGAAAGAACTTATGATGAGATTGGAAGAAGCTCGGGCTGAAGCTTCTTACAAGATCAGGCCTATCGATGAATAG
- the LOC116203015 gene encoding histone-lysine N-methyltransferase ASHR1 isoform X1 codes for MEDLQEALREGGLTVSALPAKGRSLFTAKDFYPGEVIIRQEPYVFVPNNSASERRCEGCFSSSNLKKCSACRVVWYCGCSCQKSQWKVHQLECRALARLDEDKRKAVTPTIRLMLKLYIRRKLQDEKITAADNYRLVEALVAHMSDIDEKQLVLYAQMANLVNLILQWPEINIKEIAENFSKFSCNAHTICDSELRPLGTGLYPVISIINHSCLPNAVLVFEGTAAVVRTVQRISGGSEVSISYIETARSTMTRLKALKEQYFFTCSCPRCDRVGQPADIQESAVLEGYRCKDDNCTGFLLRDSDDRGFRCQQCGLLREKEELKEITNEIRTMSEKAVAATSSAKLEEAISIYKMIEKLQGELYHPYSIFLLQPREKLLKMLMEVEDWKEALAYCRITIPIYERIYPTIHPLLGLQYYTCGKLEWLLGDSDVALKSLGKAVDILRVTHGTSTPFMKELMMRLEEARAEASYKIRPIDE; via the exons ATGGAGGATTTGCAGGAAGCTCTTCGGGAGGGGGGTTTAACAGTCTCTGCACTTCCAGCCAAAGGCCGTTCTCTCTTCACCGCTAAAGATTTCTATCCGG GAGAAGTGATAATCAGACAAGAGCCTTACGTGTTCGTCCCGAACAACTCTGCTTCAGAAAGAAGATGCGAAGGTTGTTTTTCTTCGAGCAACCTTAAGAAGTGCTCTGCCTGTCGTGTTGTTTGGTACTGCGGGTGCTCCTGTCAG AAGTCACAGTGGAAGGTCCATCAGCTAGAATGCCGGGCTCTTGCTAGACTTGATGAAGATAAGCGGAAAGCTGTCACTCCTACCATCCGTTTGATGTTGAAGCTCTACATCAGGAGAAAGCTGCAGGATGAGAAG ATAACTGCGGCAGACAATTACAGATTGGTGGAGGCATTGGTTGCTC ACATGTCTGATATTGATGAGAAGCAGCTAGTGCTCTATGCACAAATGGCAAATCTTGTCAACTTGATACTTCAGTGGCCTGAGATCAATATCAAAGAGATTGCAGAGAACTTTTCGAAG tTCTCTTGCAATGCGCATACAATTTGTGATAGTGAACTCAGACCTCTCGGAACAGGACTATATCCAGTCATTTCTATTATCAACCACAG TTGCTTGCCAAATGCTGTTCTGGTATTTGAGGGAACTGCAGCTGTGGTCCGTACTGTGCAACGCATATCCGGAGGCTCTGAG GTATCAATCAGCTATATAGAAACTGCTAGAAGCACCATGACTAGACTGAAGGCTCTCAAAGAGCAATACTTTTTCACTTGCTCATGTCCACGCTGCGACAGAGTG GGTCAACCTGCTGATATCCAAGAAAGTGCAGTTTTGGAAGGTTACCGATGCAAGGATGATAATTGCACTGGCTTCTTGCTCCGTGATTCAG ACGACAGAGGATTTCGCTGCCAACAGTGTGGACTTCTCAGGGAGAAAGAAGAATTGAAAGAGATTACAAATGAAATTCGGACCATGTCAGAGAAGGCTGTTGCAGCTACATCATCTGCCA aacttgaagaagctaTTTCCATTTATAAGATGATTGAGAAACTTCAAGGGGAACTCTACCATCCATATTCAATCTTCTTGCTGCAACCTCGAGAAAAGCTATTAAAG ATGTTGATGGAGGTGGAAGACTGGAAGGAGGCCCTAGCTTATTGCAGAATAACAATTCCAATTTATGAGA GAATATATCCTACCATCCATCCTCTGCTCGGCCTGCAATACTACACTTGCGGAAAACTTGAATG GCTACTTGGGGACTCTGATGTTGCCTTGAAATCACTAGGCAAGGCAGTTGATATCTTGCGGGTGACCCATGGGACGAGCACGCCCTTCATGAAAGAACTTATGATGAGATTGGAAGAAGCTCGGGCTGAAGCTTCTTACAAGATCAGGCCTATCGATGAATAG